One Citrobacter amalonaticus genomic window carries:
- the yihX gene encoding glucose-1-phosphatase, with amino-acid sequence MLYIFDLGNVIVDIDFNRVLGTWSDLSRVPLASLKQSFTMGEAFHQHERGEITDEAFAEALCHEMDLSLSYEQFSHGWQAVFVALRPEVIDIMQKLREQGHRVVVLSNTNRLHTTFWPDEYPEIRQAADHIYLSQDLGMRKPETRIYQHVLQQEGFSASDTVFFDDNVDNIEGANQLGITSILVTDKTVIPDYFAKLLC; translated from the coding sequence ATGCTCTATATCTTTGATTTAGGTAATGTGATTGTCGATATCGACTTCAACCGCGTATTAGGTACCTGGAGCGATCTGAGCCGTGTGCCGCTGGCATCGCTAAAGCAGAGCTTTACGATGGGTGAGGCCTTCCATCAGCACGAACGGGGAGAAATCACTGACGAAGCGTTTGCCGAGGCCCTTTGCCATGAGATGGATCTGTCGCTGAGCTACGAACAGTTTTCCCACGGCTGGCAGGCCGTTTTTGTCGCGCTGCGGCCTGAGGTTATCGATATCATGCAGAAACTGCGTGAGCAGGGGCATCGCGTGGTCGTCCTGTCGAACACCAACCGGCTGCATACGACGTTCTGGCCAGATGAATATCCAGAGATTCGCCAGGCGGCGGACCATATTTATTTGTCGCAGGATCTGGGGATGCGCAAGCCGGAGACGCGGATTTATCAGCATGTGTTACAGCAAGAGGGTTTTTCAGCGAGCGATACGGTCTTTTTTGACGACAACGTCGATAATATAGAAGGGGCCAACCAGTTGGGGATAACCAGCATTCTGGTGACCGATAAAACCGTCATCCCTGACTATTTCGCGAAGTTGTTATGCTAA
- a CDS encoding virulence factor BrkB family protein has product MLKTVHQKARHHTRPIWAWLKLLWKRIDEDNMTTLAGNLAYVSLLSLVPLIAVVFALFAAFPMFSDVSVQLRHFIFANFIPATGDVIQRYIEQFVANSNKMTAVGACGLIVTALLLMYAIDSALNTIWRSTRTRPKVYSFAVYWMILTLGPLLAGASLAISSYLLSLRWASDLNTVIDDVLRLFPLILSWLSFWLLYSVVPTTRVPNRDAIVGAFVAAVLFEAGKKGFALYITMFPSYQLIYGVLAVVPILFVWVYWTWCIVLLGAEITVTLGEYRKLKQAAEQEEADQP; this is encoded by the coding sequence ATGCTAAAAACCGTGCATCAAAAAGCCAGGCATCATACCCGACCGATCTGGGCCTGGCTGAAGCTCCTCTGGAAGCGCATTGATGAGGACAATATGACGACCCTGGCAGGGAATCTTGCCTACGTCTCATTGCTCTCATTAGTGCCGCTGATCGCCGTTGTATTTGCGCTTTTCGCCGCTTTTCCGATGTTTTCCGATGTCAGCGTCCAGTTGCGACACTTTATTTTTGCCAACTTTATCCCGGCAACGGGCGATGTGATCCAACGTTATATTGAACAGTTTGTCGCCAACTCTAATAAAATGACGGCGGTGGGAGCCTGCGGGTTAATCGTCACCGCGCTGTTGTTGATGTATGCCATTGATAGCGCTCTGAATACTATCTGGCGCAGTACGCGCACGCGGCCAAAAGTGTACTCCTTTGCCGTGTACTGGATGATTTTGACGCTGGGACCATTGCTGGCAGGGGCCAGCCTGGCGATCAGTTCCTATCTTCTCTCATTACGCTGGGCCAGCGATCTCAATACGGTGATTGATGATGTGCTGCGCCTCTTTCCGCTGATCCTCTCCTGGCTCTCATTCTGGCTCCTCTACAGCGTGGTGCCGACCACGCGCGTACCGAATCGAGATGCGATTGTCGGCGCCTTTGTCGCCGCGGTACTGTTCGAGGCCGGAAAGAAAGGTTTCGCGCTTTATATCACCATGTTCCCGTCATATCAGCTTATTTACGGCGTGCTGGCGGTGGTACCCATTTTGTTTGTCTGGGTGTACTGGACGTGGTGTATCGTCTTGCTTGGCGCGGAAATAACTGTCACTCTCGGGGAATACCGCAAACTCAAACAAGCCGCAGAACAAGAAGAAGCAGACCAACCATGA
- the dtd gene encoding D-aminoacyl-tRNA deacylase encodes MIALIQRVTRASVTVEDEVTGEIGSGLLVLLGVEKDDDEQKANRLCERVLGYRIFSDAEGKMNLNVQQAGGSVLVVSQFTLAADTERGMRPGFSKGATPERAEALYDYFVERCRQQEMNTQTGRFAADMQVALVNDGPVTFWLQV; translated from the coding sequence ATGATTGCATTAATTCAGCGCGTAACCCGTGCCAGCGTCACCGTGGAGGACGAAGTGACGGGTGAAATTGGCTCAGGACTTTTAGTGTTGTTGGGTGTCGAAAAGGATGACGACGAGCAGAAAGCGAATCGCCTGTGTGAACGCGTGCTCGGCTACCGTATTTTTAGCGATGCCGAAGGCAAGATGAACCTGAACGTGCAACAGGCGGGCGGGAGCGTGCTGGTGGTTTCACAATTTACGCTGGCGGCGGATACCGAGCGCGGCATGCGCCCGGGGTTCTCTAAAGGGGCGACGCCGGAGCGGGCGGAGGCCCTGTACGACTATTTCGTCGAACGCTGCCGCCAGCAGGAAATGAACACGCAGACCGGTCGCTTCGCTGCGGATATGCAGGTTGCGCTGGTGAATGATGGCCCCGTGACGTTCTGGTTACAGGTATGA